In the genome of Segatella copri, one region contains:
- a CDS encoding ribonuclease Z, whose product MEPFKIHILGCGSALPTLKHNASSQLIEMRGKCFMVDCGEGAQMQFRRSHIHFSKLNAIFITHMHGDHCFGLMGLLSTLGMLGRTSKLRIYAPKDYEPLFKQQVEYFMQTMEYEMEMIPVDTEKQQIIYEDHSLTVETVPLKHRLPCCGFIFREKPTLPHIRRDMIDYYGIPISQINNIKNGADWSNEEGEVIPNEKLVTPADQPRSYAYMSDTRYIPNLWEKVKGVTLLYHESTYTSDQEDRAKIYNHSTARQAAMVARNAGVGKLLLGHYSARYNDEKVLLKEAKEVFGESYLSNEGMVISV is encoded by the coding sequence TTGGAACCATTTAAGATACATATTCTGGGGTGTGGCAGTGCGCTGCCCACCCTTAAGCATAACGCCTCCTCGCAGCTCATAGAGATGCGAGGCAAGTGCTTTATGGTGGATTGCGGAGAAGGAGCACAGATGCAGTTCCGCCGCTCCCATATTCATTTCTCCAAGCTCAATGCCATCTTCATTACCCACATGCATGGTGACCATTGCTTCGGCTTGATGGGCCTGCTCTCTACACTTGGAATGCTCGGTAGAACATCTAAGTTAAGAATCTATGCTCCAAAGGATTATGAACCCCTGTTCAAGCAGCAGGTGGAGTATTTCATGCAGACCATGGAGTATGAGATGGAGATGATTCCGGTGGATACCGAGAAGCAGCAGATTATCTACGAAGACCATTCGCTCACGGTGGAGACGGTGCCCCTGAAGCATCGCCTGCCATGCTGCGGCTTCATCTTCCGGGAGAAACCTACGCTGCCTCATATCCGCCGCGACATGATAGATTACTATGGCATTCCTATCAGTCAGATCAACAATATCAAGAATGGGGCTGACTGGAGCAACGAGGAGGGCGAGGTAATTCCGAATGAAAAATTAGTGACACCTGCCGACCAGCCCCGCAGCTATGCCTACATGAGTGATACCCGCTATATCCCGAATCTCTGGGAGAAGGTGAAGGGTGTTACCCTGCTTTATCACGAGAGTACCTACACCTCAGATCAGGAAGATCGTGCCAAAATCTACAACCACAGCACCGCCCGTCAGGCGGCGATGGTGGCGAGGAATGCCGGGGTAGGAAAGCTGCTCCTGGGGCATTACAGTGCCCGGTATAACGACGAGAAAGTGTTGCTCAAGGAGGCAAAAGAGGTATTCGGGGAAAGCTATCTGAGCAATGAGGGAATGGTGATTTCGGTATAG
- the mazG gene encoding nucleoside triphosphate pyrophosphohydrolase, whose protein sequence is MHTKEEKMAAFSRLLDVQDRLRLQCPWDKKQTFESLRPNTIEETFELCDALMKRDYKDIKKELGDVLEHVMFYSIIGREDGEFDICDVCNQEADKLMFRHPFINWKEEGEWTVANPDMYINDAGQVVYKESEKAETGRAESATGKAEAGSSEETLALGATKPKNAASVEKTWEQIKQQEKDGNERVLSGVPNSLPSLIKAYRIQDKARNVGFDWKEKEDVWDKVHEELEELKVELAKGDKENSTQELGDFLFSVINAARLYKLNPDNALEKTNQKFIRRFNYVEDHSLKQGKNLKDMSLEEMDQLWDEAKKQEKLQDEE, encoded by the coding sequence ATGCATACGAAAGAAGAGAAAATGGCGGCGTTCAGCCGCTTGCTGGATGTGCAGGACCGTTTGCGCCTGCAGTGTCCATGGGATAAGAAGCAGACATTCGAAAGTCTTCGTCCGAATACCATCGAGGAGACTTTCGAGCTTTGTGACGCCTTGATGAAGCGCGATTACAAGGATATCAAGAAGGAGCTGGGCGATGTGCTGGAGCACGTGATGTTCTATAGCATCATCGGCAGAGAAGACGGCGAGTTCGATATCTGCGATGTCTGCAATCAGGAAGCTGATAAGCTGATGTTCCGACATCCTTTCATCAACTGGAAGGAAGAGGGAGAATGGACTGTGGCAAATCCTGATATGTATATCAATGATGCGGGACAGGTGGTATATAAGGAGTCTGAAAAAGCAGAAACCGGGAGGGCAGAATCTGCAACCGGGAAGGCAGAGGCGGGGAGCTCGGAAGAAACCCTGGCTCTTGGTGCCACCAAACCCAAGAATGCTGCCTCGGTAGAGAAAACCTGGGAGCAGATTAAGCAGCAGGAGAAAGATGGCAACGAGCGCGTTCTGAGCGGTGTGCCAAATTCCCTGCCATCCCTTATCAAGGCCTATCGCATTCAGGACAAGGCACGAAACGTGGGCTTCGACTGGAAGGAGAAGGAAGATGTATGGGATAAGGTACACGAAGAACTGGAGGAACTCAAGGTTGAACTTGCCAAGGGCGACAAGGAGAATTCCACCCAGGAACTCGGCGATTTCCTCTTCTCCGTCATCAATGCAGCCCGTCTCTATAAGCTCAATCCTGACAATGCGCTGGAGAAGACAAACCAGAAGTTTATCCGCCGCTTCAACTATGTGGAAGATCACTCGCTCAAGCAGGGCAAGAATCTGAAAGACATGAGCTTGGAAGAGATGGATCAACTCTGGGATGAAGCCAAGAAGCAGGAAAAGCTTCAAGATGAGGAGTAA
- a CDS encoding valine--tRNA ligase — MELASKYDPQAVESKWYQYWLDNKLFSSKPDGREPYTVVIPPPNVTGVLHMGHMLNNTIQDILVRRARMEGKNACWVPGTDHASIATEAKVVNRLAQQGIKKTDLTRDEFLKHAWDWTHEHGGIILKQLRKLGASCDWDRTAFTMDETRSRAVIHVFCDLYQKGLIYRGVRMVNWDPKAQTALSDEEVIYKDEHSKLYHLKYYVVEQDCQQVDEENVMHKDEKGYYAVVATTRPETIMGDSAMCINPEDKKNTWLKGKHVIVPLVNREIPVIEDTYVDIEFGTGCLKVTPAHDINDHALGLKHGLETIDIFNDNGTISEAAGLYVGMDRMDVRKQISIDLQNAGLMEKIEDYNNKVGFSERTNVPIEPKLSTQWFLKMQHFADIALPPVMDDDIEFYPKKYKNTYRHWLENIKDWCISRQLWWGHRIPAYYFDNAGKKDFVVAETAEEALKLAQEKNANIKAEDLEQESDCLDTWFSSWLWPISLFDGIEHPDNEEINYYYPTSDLVTGPDIIFFWVARMIMAGYEYRGKMPFKHVYFTGIVRDKLGRKMSKSLGNSPDPLDLIDKFGADGVRMGMMLSAPAGNDILFDESLCEQGRNFNNKIWNAFRLVKGWETADIEQPKSAEIAVKWFDAKLKEVNEEMQKQFKDYRISEALMTVYKLFWDEFSSWYLEMVKPAYGQPIDQKSYDATLRFFDALLKMLHPFMPFITEELWQHIYDRKDGESIMREKLEIPAPTDEEQKLAADIEAVKQIIAGVRTVRNQKNIAQKEQLSLQVVGKNDFEAYNDVTLKMANLDKIEVIAEKSADASSFMVGTDEFAVPLGDLIDVAAEIEKAEAQLKHLEGFLMGVRKKLSNENFVAHAPEKVVALERKKESDSVEKIAALKATIEELKKK; from the coding sequence ATGGAATTAGCAAGTAAATACGATCCACAAGCAGTGGAAAGTAAATGGTATCAGTACTGGCTCGACAACAAGCTTTTCAGCTCTAAGCCAGATGGTCGTGAACCTTATACGGTGGTAATCCCTCCACCAAACGTAACGGGTGTGCTCCACATGGGACACATGCTCAACAATACTATCCAGGATATTCTCGTTCGCCGTGCACGCATGGAGGGCAAGAACGCTTGCTGGGTACCAGGTACCGACCACGCCAGTATCGCTACCGAGGCTAAGGTGGTTAACCGCCTCGCTCAGCAGGGTATCAAGAAGACCGACCTGACTCGCGATGAGTTCCTCAAGCATGCTTGGGACTGGACTCACGAGCACGGCGGCATCATCCTCAAGCAGCTCCGCAAGCTCGGTGCCAGCTGCGACTGGGACCGCACTGCATTCACCATGGACGAGACCCGCTCTCGTGCCGTTATCCACGTATTCTGCGACCTCTACCAGAAGGGTCTCATCTATCGTGGCGTACGCATGGTTAACTGGGACCCTAAGGCTCAGACTGCGCTCTCTGACGAGGAGGTTATCTACAAGGACGAGCACTCTAAGCTCTATCATCTGAAGTATTACGTGGTAGAGCAGGACTGCCAGCAGGTGGATGAGGAGAACGTGATGCACAAGGATGAGAAGGGTTACTATGCCGTGGTAGCAACAACCCGTCCTGAAACCATCATGGGCGACTCTGCCATGTGTATCAACCCAGAGGATAAGAAGAATACCTGGCTGAAGGGCAAGCACGTGATCGTGCCTCTCGTAAACCGCGAGATTCCTGTCATCGAGGATACATACGTAGATATCGAGTTCGGTACCGGATGCTTGAAGGTAACTCCAGCTCACGATATCAACGACCACGCCCTCGGTTTGAAGCACGGTTTGGAGACCATCGATATCTTCAACGACAACGGTACCATCAGCGAGGCAGCAGGCCTCTATGTAGGTATGGACCGCATGGACGTGCGCAAGCAGATTTCCATCGACCTTCAGAACGCCGGTCTGATGGAAAAGATTGAGGACTATAATAATAAGGTGGGCTTCTCTGAGCGTACCAATGTGCCTATCGAGCCAAAGCTCTCTACACAGTGGTTCCTCAAGATGCAGCACTTTGCCGACATCGCCCTCCCTCCTGTGATGGACGACGACATCGAGTTCTATCCTAAGAAGTACAAGAACACCTATCGCCACTGGTTGGAGAACATCAAGGACTGGTGTATCAGCCGTCAGCTCTGGTGGGGTCACCGCATCCCAGCCTACTACTTCGACAATGCCGGCAAGAAGGATTTCGTGGTAGCAGAGACTGCAGAGGAGGCTCTGAAACTCGCTCAGGAGAAGAATGCCAACATCAAGGCTGAAGATCTTGAGCAGGAGAGCGACTGCCTCGACACCTGGTTCTCTTCATGGTTGTGGCCTATCTCTCTGTTTGATGGCATCGAGCATCCTGACAACGAGGAGATTAACTACTACTACCCTACTTCCGACCTCGTAACAGGTCCGGACATCATCTTCTTCTGGGTAGCACGTATGATCATGGCTGGCTACGAATATCGTGGCAAGATGCCATTCAAGCACGTATATTTCACAGGTATCGTCCGCGATAAGCTGGGCCGCAAGATGAGCAAGAGTCTCGGCAACTCACCAGACCCATTGGATCTGATTGATAAGTTTGGTGCCGACGGCGTTCGTATGGGTATGATGCTCAGTGCTCCAGCCGGCAACGACATCCTCTTCGACGAGAGCCTTTGCGAGCAGGGACGTAACTTCAACAACAAGATCTGGAATGCCTTCCGCCTCGTGAAGGGTTGGGAGACTGCGGATATCGAGCAGCCTAAGAGTGCTGAAATCGCCGTGAAGTGGTTTGATGCCAAGCTCAAGGAGGTGAACGAGGAGATGCAGAAGCAGTTTAAGGACTACCGTATCTCTGAGGCATTGATGACAGTATATAAGCTGTTCTGGGATGAGTTCTCATCTTGGTACCTGGAGATGGTGAAGCCAGCTTACGGTCAGCCTATCGACCAGAAGAGCTACGACGCTACCCTCCGCTTCTTCGATGCCCTGCTGAAGATGCTGCATCCATTCATGCCATTCATCACCGAGGAGTTGTGGCAGCACATCTACGACCGCAAGGATGGCGAGAGCATCATGCGCGAGAAGCTGGAGATTCCTGCACCTACAGATGAGGAGCAGAAGTTGGCAGCCGACATTGAGGCTGTAAAGCAGATTATCGCCGGTGTTCGTACCGTTCGCAACCAGAAGAACATTGCCCAGAAGGAGCAGTTGTCTCTGCAGGTAGTAGGCAAGAACGATTTCGAGGCTTACAACGACGTAACGCTGAAGATGGCCAACCTCGACAAGATTGAGGTTATTGCCGAGAAGAGTGCCGATGCATCCAGCTTCATGGTAGGCACCGACGAATTTGCCGTACCATTGGGCGACCTCATCGACGTAGCAGCCGAGATTGAGAAGGCAGAGGCTCAGCTCAAGCACCTGGAGGGCTTCCTGATGGGTGTACGCAAGAAGCTCAGCAATGAGAACTTCGTAGCTCACGCTCCTGAGAAGGTAGTAGCCCTGGAGCGCAAGAAGGAGAGCGACTCTGTAGAGAAGATTGCTGCCCTCAAGGCAACCATCGAGGAGCTCAAGAAGAAGTAA
- a CDS encoding clostripain-related cysteine peptidase — MIKKLFTLFICMISLAMTFTSCSEEAFDTDSVNKQTILVFYPWTGSQSSTGLLGYLQNNIDSISDGIIDRKGLNNSRVLVFLSDKYNHSTLYDLQYNATTKSVDRVPLKEYEGASYASAEGIADIMNEVKTQASALNYALIVGVHGCGWTYASDWSRYPYYARPSVTRPRDNNFSGIQFGSDPNAPLTRFFGSVSLAENAMDISTLAEGIRESGLKMQYILFDACYMSNIETAYELKDVTNYMIASGSEIMAAGLPYRSMWSYLNSATPNYSGIVSTSVNFYKNSSAPFCNLAAIDCRQVEKLASVMKEINAQYQLSASVSLDSIQHLDGFRPNLFYDLETYVDSLHPSGYLLDQFKSQLKLTIKASDHTDEAYTCIYSSDSFKIKNYCGITISDPSQHSVAIKGREKTGWWKATH, encoded by the coding sequence ATGATCAAGAAGCTTTTCACCTTATTTATATGCATGATTTCGCTGGCAATGACATTCACGAGTTGCAGCGAAGAGGCTTTTGATACGGATAGCGTCAACAAGCAGACCATCCTGGTGTTCTATCCATGGACGGGAAGCCAAAGCAGCACGGGATTATTGGGCTATTTGCAGAACAACATCGACAGCATCAGCGATGGAATCATCGACAGAAAGGGACTCAACAACTCCCGCGTTCTGGTGTTCCTGAGCGATAAATATAACCACAGCACGCTCTATGACTTGCAATATAATGCTACTACCAAAAGCGTGGACCGTGTTCCCCTGAAGGAATACGAGGGTGCTTCGTATGCCTCAGCCGAGGGCATCGCAGATATTATGAACGAGGTGAAAACGCAAGCCAGTGCACTGAACTATGCCCTCATCGTGGGAGTACATGGTTGCGGCTGGACTTATGCCAGCGACTGGAGCAGATACCCTTACTATGCACGTCCAAGCGTAACACGTCCAAGGGATAATAACTTCAGCGGCATTCAGTTTGGTTCTGATCCCAACGCCCCCCTCACCCGTTTCTTCGGCAGTGTGAGTCTGGCAGAAAACGCCATGGATATCAGCACCCTCGCCGAAGGCATCAGAGAGAGCGGATTGAAGATGCAATACATCCTCTTCGACGCCTGCTACATGAGCAATATAGAAACCGCCTACGAGTTGAAAGATGTTACCAACTACATGATAGCCAGCGGAAGCGAAATCATGGCAGCCGGACTGCCATATCGCTCGATGTGGAGCTATCTGAACTCTGCTACGCCTAATTATTCGGGCATCGTTTCAACCAGCGTAAACTTCTACAAGAACTCCTCTGCCCCATTCTGCAACCTGGCAGCCATCGACTGCCGACAGGTGGAGAAATTAGCGAGTGTGATGAAGGAGATCAACGCCCAGTATCAGCTATCAGCCAGCGTAAGTCTGGATTCCATCCAGCATCTGGACGGCTTCCGTCCCAACCTCTTCTACGACCTGGAGACTTATGTGGATAGTCTCCACCCAAGCGGATATCTGCTCGACCAGTTCAAGAGTCAGTTGAAGCTCACCATCAAGGCATCAGATCATACCGACGAGGCGTACACCTGCATCTACAGTTCCGACAGCTTCAAGATCAAGAACTATTGCGGCATCACCATCTCCGACCCAAGCCAGCACAGCGTGGCCATCAAGGGTAGAGAAAAGACAGGCTGGTGGAAGGCTACGCACTAA
- a CDS encoding GYF domain-containing protein, protein MEFFIIDNNGQQAGPFSMDQLVQKGISPETLVWKQGMADWTPAWKVEDLRAVLEAVEADKVNQNSNQSQGFNQNQGFNQNQGFNQNSNQDFNQNQGFQQGFQQGFQQGASMNQGFNTTQNTNQGFNPNSNQGFNPTPNPDSKQPKKKSNHFVMKMIIGLIIFIFAIFAVTNPSEEEHKEKVRTEVSKAIEKAVSTTDNNFFTQALRSAAKMMADNMMGEAMNQLFEYHNYIVCSKGSVEFNGKQHTISFGILGKVYTMNADDMVKALENTDNLQIEESSSTSDDNTVGDNSASSSSDSNANLDENGNPVDESADGSISSRVQKKLEDKANEAMDKAADKVQKKLEEKINQKLDQATDSSKIEKIINTILELI, encoded by the coding sequence ATGGAATTTTTTATAATTGATAATAATGGACAACAGGCAGGACCATTCAGTATGGATCAGCTTGTTCAAAAAGGTATCAGCCCCGAAACTCTAGTTTGGAAACAAGGCATGGCTGATTGGACGCCAGCCTGGAAAGTAGAGGATTTAAGAGCCGTATTGGAAGCTGTAGAAGCTGATAAGGTTAATCAGAATTCAAACCAGAGCCAGGGGTTCAACCAGAATCAGGGGTTCAATCAGAATCAGGGGTTCAATCAGAATTCAAATCAGGATTTCAACCAGAACCAAGGCTTTCAGCAGGGATTCCAGCAAGGTTTCCAGCAAGGCGCAAGCATGAATCAGGGCTTTAACACGACTCAGAACACAAATCAAGGATTCAATCCTAATTCTAATCAGGGATTCAACCCAACCCCGAATCCTGATTCGAAGCAGCCGAAAAAGAAGTCGAATCACTTCGTTATGAAGATGATTATCGGCCTCATCATCTTCATCTTCGCCATCTTCGCCGTTACAAACCCAAGCGAAGAAGAGCACAAGGAGAAGGTTCGCACGGAAGTAAGCAAGGCGATAGAGAAAGCTGTAAGCACTACGGATAACAACTTCTTTACCCAAGCCCTCCGTTCAGCAGCTAAGATGATGGCAGACAATATGATGGGCGAAGCCATGAACCAGCTCTTTGAATATCACAACTACATCGTGTGTTCCAAGGGCTCAGTTGAGTTTAATGGCAAGCAGCATACCATCAGTTTCGGTATTCTGGGCAAGGTTTATACCATGAATGCAGATGATATGGTGAAGGCGCTGGAAAATACGGATAATCTGCAGATTGAGGAATCTTCCTCAACATCAGACGATAATACCGTCGGAGATAATTCAGCCTCATCTTCATCTGATAGCAATGCAAATCTTGATGAAAACGGAAATCCTGTTGATGAATCTGCCGATGGCAGCATCAGTTCGAGAGTTCAGAAGAAGCTGGAAGACAAGGCTAACGAAGCCATGGATAAGGCTGCCGACAAGGTTCAGAAAAAGCTGGAAGAAAAAATCAACCAGAAACTGGATCAAGCCACAGACTCATCAAAGATTGAAAAAATCATAAATACAATTTTAGAGCTCATCTAA
- a CDS encoding dipeptidase — MNKIFASALMAVAMMGCVSEAEACSNFIVGKKASVDGSVMCSYSADDYGMFQYLCHYPAAKHAKGEMRKIYDWDSNKYHGEIPEAAETYNVIGNINEWQVTIAETTYGGREEMVDSTGIMDYGSLIYVALQRSKTAREAIKVMTTLANTYGYNSGGETFTICDPNEAWIMEMMGKGAGSKGAVWVALRIPDDAICAHANQSRIGKFNMKDKKNVMYAKDVVSFARSKGWFRGKDADFSWKMAYAKPDFSGRRFCDARAWAMLNHFYDMSPYLDWALGKNPDAQDMPLWVVPNKKVSVKDVEAVMRDHYEGTPLSVADGSDIGGGIWEMPYRPTPLMYKVDGKQYFNERPVSTQQTGFVFVSQMRSWLPREIGGVFWFANDDANMAAFTPVYCSMTQRPECYNTPGVDAVHFSKKNAYWVCNMTSNMVYPRYSLMFPTLKEVRDSLDNSYFAAQAGVEKKAQELYAQNPQAAVKYLNDYSVEKAQQMLARWNQLFEFMVVKYNDMIIKPTDKNGNFEKTPYGLGARPARPGYPEKFAKQLVKQSGDKFLVPEEKK; from the coding sequence ATGAATAAGATTTTTGCTTCAGCCTTGATGGCTGTGGCTATGATGGGCTGCGTCTCTGAGGCTGAGGCTTGCAGCAACTTCATCGTGGGCAAGAAGGCATCTGTGGATGGTTCCGTGATGTGTTCTTACAGTGCCGACGACTACGGTATGTTCCAGTACCTCTGCCATTATCCTGCGGCTAAGCACGCCAAAGGCGAGATGCGCAAGATTTACGACTGGGATAGCAACAAGTATCATGGTGAGATTCCAGAGGCAGCCGAAACTTATAACGTTATCGGCAACATCAACGAGTGGCAGGTTACCATCGCCGAGACTACCTATGGCGGTCGTGAGGAGATGGTGGATTCCACCGGTATCATGGACTACGGTTCGCTCATCTACGTGGCTTTGCAGCGCAGTAAGACGGCACGCGAGGCTATCAAGGTGATGACCACCCTCGCCAATACCTATGGTTACAACTCTGGCGGTGAAACCTTCACCATCTGCGATCCTAACGAGGCTTGGATCATGGAGATGATGGGTAAGGGTGCCGGTTCCAAGGGTGCTGTATGGGTAGCACTCCGCATTCCGGATGATGCCATCTGTGCGCATGCCAACCAGAGCCGCATCGGCAAGTTCAATATGAAGGACAAGAAGAACGTGATGTATGCCAAGGATGTGGTTTCCTTTGCCCGAAGCAAGGGCTGGTTCCGGGGCAAGGATGCTGATTTCTCTTGGAAGATGGCGTATGCGAAGCCTGATTTCTCGGGTCGTCGTTTCTGCGATGCTCGTGCCTGGGCGATGCTGAACCATTTCTATGACATGAGTCCTTACCTGGATTGGGCACTCGGCAAGAATCCTGATGCGCAGGATATGCCTCTCTGGGTGGTTCCTAACAAGAAGGTGAGCGTGAAGGATGTGGAGGCTGTGATGCGCGATCATTACGAGGGTACTCCTCTTTCTGTGGCCGACGGTTCTGATATCGGTGGCGGTATCTGGGAGATGCCATATCGTCCTACACCATTGATGTACAAGGTGGATGGCAAGCAGTATTTCAACGAGCGTCCTGTAAGCACCCAGCAGACTGGTTTCGTATTCGTGAGCCAGATGCGTTCATGGTTGCCAAGAGAAATTGGCGGTGTGTTCTGGTTTGCCAACGATGATGCCAACATGGCTGCGTTCACACCGGTTTACTGCTCAATGACCCAGCGTCCTGAGTGCTATAACACTCCTGGTGTTGATGCGGTGCATTTCAGCAAGAAGAATGCTTACTGGGTTTGCAATATGACCAGCAACATGGTTTATCCTCGTTACAGCCTGATGTTCCCAACCTTGAAGGAGGTTCGTGATAGCTTGGACAACAGCTATTTTGCTGCTCAGGCAGGTGTTGAGAAGAAGGCTCAGGAGCTTTATGCTCAGAATCCACAGGCTGCCGTGAAGTATCTCAACGATTATAGTGTTGAGAAGGCACAGCAGATGTTGGCTCGCTGGAACCAGCTTTTCGAGTTCATGGTGGTGAAGTATAATGATATGATTATCAAGCCAACCGATAAGAATGGTAATTTCGAGAAGACCCCTTATGGCTTGGGTGCTCGTCCAGCCCGTCCTGGTTACCCAGAGAAGTTTGCCAAGCAGCTTGTCAAGCAGAGTGGCGACAAGTTTCTGGTACCAGAGGAGAAGAAATAA